CCTTCACCACTGCTCACGCACAGGACGTCCCATGGGCCGACTTCCCGTGCGCGCCCCGCTCGCACGCCTCACCGGCGCGCCGCCCGCGCCCCCGACACCACCCCACCCCGCCCGCGCACTCCCGCCCGCGCCGCGCCGCGCCGCGCAACCGCCGCACACGACGGCTACGCCGGCCGGCGGCACCACGCCTCGGGGGCACCCGCCGGAGCGGATGCCCCCGACCCGCGAACCGGCGGCAGCGCTACGGCCGCCCCATGTACGCCGGGTAGTAGCCGCTGCTGATCCCCGAGATCCGGATGTTGGTCCCCGGCCGCGCGGCCTCGACGTACTGGTTGTTGCCCAGGTAGATCGCCACGTGCTGGATGCCCCGCTCGGTCCCGTCCGGGGACCAGAACAGCAGGTCTCCGCGGCGCAGCTGACTCGCCGTGATCGGCGTGGTCGCCTCGTACTGGTCGTTGGCGACCCGCGGCAGGTCGATGCCGCCGCGTCTGAACGCCTGCTGGACCAACCCCGAGCAGTCGTACCCGTCCGGCCCGTTGCCCGCCGTCATGAAGGGCTTGCCCAGCTGGGCGAGCGCGTACTGCACGGCGGTCTCGACGTCGCGGTCCTCGGCGACCGAGTCGTGGGACGAGCCGGAGGAGGCCGAGGAGCCCGCGGAGGAGCCTCCGGTCCGTGCCAGGTAGATCTCGTAGTGCGAGGTCCAGCGCCACTCCCCCTTGCTGTTGCGGAACCAGTAGCGCGACCCGTCCCACCCCTGCTTGATGCCGCCGCTCGACTTCACGCTGCTCGACGCCTTGGTCCCGCTCCCGGTCCGCGCCAGGTAGACGCTGTAGTGGGAGGTCCAGCGCCACTGCCCCTGGCTGTTCTTGAACCAGTACCGCGAGCCGTCCCACCCGGCGTGCGCCGGCGCGGCCTCGGCGGCCGCGGGGCTCACGCCGATACCGAGGCCGAACACGCCAGCTCCGGTCGCGATCACGGCCACCATGCCTATCCCCCGGCGGAGCCGCGCGGCCCGGGAGGGACGGGGGGAAGAGGCGGTGGCAGCACCCTGCTGCCCGGTCGGTTCGTCGGCGGCATCCGGCGCGCCGGTATTGACGGTGGTCATCCTGCTGACTTCCTTCACTGCTGCGTATCGCATGCGGACGGCCGCCGGAGCGGCGGCTGCGGACCTGCTTCGAGCCCGCCGTACGCCCGGCACCGCCGGTTCGTACGGCTCGGCAGACCCCTGTCCGACGCGCCGCGGCCTCCGGCCCTTGCGACCGGAAACCGCGGCGCCTCGCCCAGGGATTCAGTTCTGCCTGCGTGTCACGTTAAGCACGCGTCCGCACACGGCGCGCAGTGGAGTGCGCCAAATGGAAGGGTCACGGGCGGTGAGCACCGACGCCGCATCAGGGTGAGAACCCGTCACCGGGGCGCGACCCGACGCCCCCTCATCACCGGCCGCCGGCCTCCGCGAGCAGCTGCTTCTTCAGCACCTTTCCCAGGGCGTTCCTGGGCA
The genomic region above belongs to Streptomyces sp. 1331.2 and contains:
- a CDS encoding C40 family peptidase translates to MTTVNTGAPDAADEPTGQQGAATASSPRPSRAARLRRGIGMVAVIATGAGVFGLGIGVSPAAAEAAPAHAGWDGSRYWFKNSQGQWRWTSHYSVYLARTGSGTKASSSVKSSGGIKQGWDGSRYWFRNSKGEWRWTSHYEIYLARTGGSSAGSSASSGSSHDSVAEDRDVETAVQYALAQLGKPFMTAGNGPDGYDCSGLVQQAFRRGGIDLPRVANDQYEATTPITASQLRRGDLLFWSPDGTERGIQHVAIYLGNNQYVEAARPGTNIRISGISSGYYPAYMGRP